A portion of the Candidatus Pristimantibacillus lignocellulolyticus genome contains these proteins:
- a CDS encoding FMN-dependent NADH-azoreductase, whose amino-acid sequence MKKVLIVKANNRPASEGVSSKMYETFAANLKGVEVSTFDVFAEDMPYFGQEFFDAFGRAQAGTLTAEDQRRLGAKQKAMDALTAADVVVFAFPLWNLTIPAALQTFIDYTYQAGYSFKYNEQGQLVPLLTDKKAIFLNARGGVYSAPEAAPMEMAVNYMRNVIGGVFGCEIIDEVIIEGHNAAPAQAEAIVAAGLEQVKAVAEKLSVATTV is encoded by the coding sequence ATGAAAAAAGTACTAATCGTTAAAGCAAATAACCGTCCAGCATCTGAAGGTGTTTCAAGCAAAATGTATGAAACATTTGCAGCAAATCTTAAAGGTGTAGAGGTATCAACATTTGATGTATTCGCTGAAGATATGCCGTATTTCGGTCAAGAATTCTTTGATGCATTCGGTAGAGCACAAGCTGGTACATTGACTGCTGAAGACCAACGTCGTCTTGGTGCAAAACAAAAAGCTATGGATGCTCTAACAGCTGCTGATGTAGTTGTATTCGCATTCCCACTTTGGAACCTAACAATTCCAGCTGCACTTCAAACATTTATTGACTACACTTATCAAGCTGGTTATTCATTCAAATATAACGAACAAGGTCAACTTGTTCCGCTATTGACTGACAAAAAAGCAATCTTCCTAAATGCTCGTGGTGGAGTTTACTCTGCTCCAGAAGCAGCACCTATGGAAATGGCAGTTAACTATATGCGTAACGTTATTGGTGGAGTTTTCGGATGTGAAATCATCGATGAAGTAATCATCGAAGGACACAACGCTGCACCAGCACAAGCTGAAGCAATTGTTGCTGCTGGTCTTGAGCAAGTTAAAGCTGTTGCTGAAAAACTTTCAGTTGCTACAACAGTTTAA
- a CDS encoding diacylglycerol kinase family lipid kinase has product MKVIFIVNEQAGGGKGARVWNKIKSQLTIPYIAHISDYSGHVIHLAKKYTMEKEQSILLLAVGGDGTIHEVIEGAAGSAHIQVGAMSAGSGNDFARGYHIFTRVSDVEHYYHHSTEPRAMDLGQISVEGQSHSFVNNSGIGFDAFITTSLNQSKLKLWLNYVKLGRLSYMLLTIWALFTFKRFNAVIQIGDQTYRFRNVWFISICNGPYFGGGMKISPISKCDDQLLELTVVHDLSRIKLLLVFMTVFWGKHVNFREVEMLQANQFSLQVDAPTVSHVDGESLGHVSPGKTITCQLDPRKWYLAKC; this is encoded by the coding sequence GTGAAAGTAATTTTTATCGTCAACGAACAAGCAGGCGGTGGTAAGGGAGCACGAGTTTGGAATAAAATAAAATCGCAACTTACCATTCCTTATATTGCACATATATCTGATTATTCTGGTCATGTTATTCATTTGGCTAAGAAATACACAATGGAAAAGGAACAATCAATACTATTATTAGCCGTTGGTGGGGACGGTACCATTCATGAGGTCATAGAAGGAGCAGCTGGAAGTGCTCATATTCAAGTAGGAGCAATGAGTGCTGGTTCGGGCAATGATTTTGCACGAGGATACCATATTTTCACAAGAGTTTCTGATGTGGAACATTATTATCATCACTCCACAGAGCCGAGAGCGATGGACCTAGGTCAAATTTCCGTGGAAGGTCAATCACATAGTTTTGTAAATAATTCCGGTATTGGTTTTGATGCATTTATTACTACGTCTTTGAATCAATCCAAATTAAAGCTTTGGCTCAATTACGTAAAGTTAGGTAGACTATCCTATATGTTACTTACGATATGGGCGTTATTCACTTTTAAACGATTCAATGCAGTTATTCAAATTGGAGATCAAACATATCGTTTCCGGAATGTGTGGTTTATCTCTATCTGTAATGGGCCTTATTTTGGTGGGGGAATGAAAATCTCACCAATTTCCAAATGCGATGATCAACTTTTAGAATTAACGGTTGTACATGACTTGTCTAGAATTAAGCTACTATTAGTATTTATGACCGTATTTTGGGGGAAACATGTGAACTTTCGTGAAGTAGAAATGCTACAAGCGAATCAATTTTCATTGCAGGTTGATGCACCTACGGTAAGTCATGTAGATGGTGAATCTCTTGGTCATGTGTCACCAGGCAAGACGATTACTTGTCAATTGGATCCACGTAAATGGTATTTGGCGAAATGCTAA
- a CDS encoding rhodanese-related sulfurtransferase, translating into MDYRILLYYHYTAIEDSEVFAKEHLAFCKSLELKGRILVAYEGINGTVSGSVEQTNAYMAYMNAHPLFQGIVFKIDESETHAFKKMHVRSRPELVNLSLEDDINPLELTGRYVAPADFYEEMQQENTIVIDARNTYEFDVGHFEGAIRPDIESFRELPQWIRDNHEMLDGKKILTYCTGGIRCEKFSGWLVREGYEDVGQLHGGIVSYGKDSVAKGQLWNGQCYVFDERLVVPINQVNPVIVGKDHFTGEPCERYINCANPECNKQILASEENEHKHMGSCTPACVEHPRNLYVARHNLSTEEVQRRMSALLQETTK; encoded by the coding sequence ATGGATTATCGTATTTTATTGTATTATCACTACACTGCTATTGAGGACTCAGAAGTATTTGCAAAAGAGCATTTAGCATTTTGTAAGTCTTTAGAGTTGAAGGGTCGTATTCTAGTAGCGTATGAAGGAATTAATGGAACAGTTTCTGGATCAGTTGAGCAAACAAATGCTTACATGGCATATATGAACGCTCATCCATTATTCCAAGGCATTGTATTCAAAATTGATGAATCAGAAACACATGCTTTCAAGAAAATGCATGTGCGTTCACGTCCAGAGCTTGTTAACTTAAGCTTAGAAGACGATATTAACCCATTAGAATTAACAGGTCGTTATGTAGCACCTGCAGATTTCTATGAAGAAATGCAACAAGAAAATACAATCGTTATTGATGCTCGCAATACGTATGAATTTGATGTCGGACATTTTGAAGGAGCGATCCGTCCAGATATTGAATCATTCCGAGAATTACCTCAATGGATTAGAGATAATCATGAAATGTTAGATGGAAAGAAAATCTTAACCTATTGTACAGGTGGTATTCGTTGTGAAAAGTTCTCAGGTTGGTTAGTTCGTGAAGGATATGAGGATGTTGGCCAGTTACATGGTGGTATCGTGTCATATGGTAAAGACTCAGTTGCGAAAGGTCAATTATGGAATGGACAATGCTACGTATTTGACGAAAGACTAGTAGTTCCTATAAATCAAGTTAATCCAGTTATTGTTGGAAAAGACCATTTTACTGGGGAACCTTGTGAACGATATATTAACTGTGCAAATCCAGAATGTAATAAGCAAATTCTAGCTTCTGAAGAGAATGAGCATAAACATATGGGTAGTTGTACTCCAGCATGTGTAGAGCATCCTCGTAATCTTTACGTTGCGAGACATAACTTATCTACAGAAGAAGTACAACGTAGAATGAGTGCATTGCTACAAGAAACAACTAAATAA
- the galU gene encoding UTP--glucose-1-phosphate uridylyltransferase GalU: MILIFIEVEVLYLKVRKAIIPAAGLGTRFLPATKAQPKEMLPIVDKPTLQFIIEEAVASGIDEILIITGRNKKSIEDHFDKSIELELELEAKGKLDLLEEVRHISNMVNIHYIRQKEPKGLGHAIYCAKSFIGNEPFAVLLGDDIVHSDVPCLQQLIDVYEYYNNTVLGVQQVKQSDVHKYGIVNGKTIDDRIYRVDDLVEKPATERAPSNVAILGRYIIMPSIFDVLEKTSPGANGEIQLTDALNQLARNEAVYSYEFEGRRYDVGDKQGFLEATVEFALRRPQLREPFLDYLKGIVQQNSKE, encoded by the coding sequence ATGATATTAATATTCATTGAAGTGGAGGTGCTGTACTTGAAAGTTAGGAAAGCGATTATTCCCGCAGCTGGACTAGGAACTCGATTCTTGCCAGCAACAAAGGCTCAACCTAAGGAAATGCTTCCGATCGTGGATAAGCCTACTTTGCAATTTATTATTGAAGAAGCAGTCGCTTCTGGTATAGACGAGATTCTCATTATTACTGGCCGCAACAAAAAATCTATCGAAGATCATTTCGATAAATCCATTGAGCTTGAACTAGAACTAGAAGCTAAGGGAAAATTGGATCTTCTTGAGGAGGTTCGACACATCTCTAATATGGTGAATATTCATTATATCCGCCAGAAAGAGCCCAAAGGTCTAGGTCATGCGATATACTGTGCAAAAAGCTTTATCGGTAATGAGCCGTTCGCTGTATTATTAGGTGATGATATCGTGCACAGTGATGTACCTTGCTTGCAACAATTGATTGATGTCTATGAATATTACAATAATACTGTACTTGGTGTTCAGCAAGTGAAGCAATCGGATGTGCATAAGTACGGAATTGTTAATGGCAAGACAATCGATGATCGTATTTATCGAGTAGATGATTTGGTTGAGAAGCCAGCTACTGAGCGTGCACCATCAAATGTTGCCATACTTGGCCGTTACATTATTATGCCTTCAATTTTTGACGTGCTTGAAAAAACTTCACCTGGTGCAAATGGAGAAATTCAATTGACAGATGCATTGAATCAACTTGCTCGCAATGAAGCCGTTTACTCTTATGAATTTGAAGGGCGTCGTTATGATGTAGGAGACAAACAAGGATTTTTAGAAGCTACCGTGGAATTTGCACTACGTCGACCACAGTTACGCGAACCATTCCTTGATTATTTGAAAGGTATCGTTCAACAAAATTCCAAGGAGTAG
- a CDS encoding methyl-accepting chemotaxis protein — MLKEKNKLMLIYGMLAIVLSAIFHLLNRVMDVMHSLMGSHYVLDESTYGFTLNTLFVIPIALWIIAYILYRRNSYSDTISIFNTLSLTFSSISIISGGGGMVELHFSIFMVVAIIAYYDRIKLVTIMTSIFAVQHLIGLIWLPELVFGASSYSVSMVLLHAIFLIITSLATIKQISVKNRVLYEVEAAKQEKEQKLDALLINLKQLAGKLGSSTLMITEQSNQHMRSSNEMITSFQEVTSGLEKQNDSISSINIDLSVVKELMNLNSTALQVLHDRTNTSKKIMDTGYVAMESLNQHIQEVSEAIKQALKSVISLEVASQQIDDAMTLISQISKQTKLLSLNASIEASKAGTEGRGFAVVAKEISILADQSKHATDEIREVLMNIVRETQSTMNNIKIGEQGTMQTVQLGYSTVNGYTNMQHDNEEMSNIIKQLYVSSQELQVKTEDIFSEILNMSALTEQGVASLEQLYATTEQQQSVTREIDTEINTVNQLAQVLRAQFKS, encoded by the coding sequence ATGTTAAAAGAGAAGAATAAATTGATGCTAATATACGGAATGTTAGCCATTGTACTTAGTGCGATATTTCATCTATTAAACCGTGTAATGGATGTTATGCACTCGTTGATGGGTTCACATTACGTATTAGATGAAAGTACATATGGATTTACTTTAAATACGCTATTCGTCATTCCAATTGCGTTGTGGATTATTGCGTATATTTTATATCGTAGGAATAGTTATAGCGATACAATATCTATATTTAATACACTATCATTGACTTTCTCAAGTATTTCCATCATTTCAGGTGGTGGTGGGATGGTGGAATTACACTTTTCTATCTTTATGGTAGTTGCAATCATTGCTTACTATGATCGAATTAAACTTGTAACGATTATGACTTCGATATTTGCAGTTCAGCATCTAATAGGCTTGATATGGTTACCAGAACTAGTGTTTGGAGCGAGTAGCTATAGTGTTAGTATGGTGCTGTTACATGCAATATTCCTTATCATAACCTCGTTGGCTACGATCAAGCAGATTTCAGTTAAAAACCGAGTGCTTTATGAAGTAGAAGCTGCTAAACAAGAAAAAGAACAGAAATTAGATGCATTACTTATTAATTTGAAACAATTAGCTGGGAAGTTAGGAAGTTCAACATTAATGATTACTGAACAATCTAATCAGCATATGCGTTCTAGCAATGAGATGATTACTTCATTCCAAGAGGTTACTAGTGGATTGGAGAAACAAAATGATTCGATATCTTCGATCAATATAGATTTGAGTGTAGTGAAAGAACTTATGAATCTTAATTCTACTGCACTTCAAGTACTACACGATAGAACAAATACTTCTAAAAAAATAATGGATACTGGGTATGTTGCGATGGAATCGTTGAATCAACATATTCAGGAGGTTTCGGAGGCAATTAAGCAAGCATTAAAGTCAGTAATATCATTGGAAGTTGCTTCACAGCAAATTGATGATGCTATGACGCTTATAAGTCAAATCTCTAAACAAACGAAATTACTATCGTTAAATGCATCTATTGAGGCATCAAAAGCTGGGACTGAAGGTCGTGGATTTGCAGTGGTGGCTAAAGAAATTAGCATATTAGCAGATCAATCTAAACATGCCACCGATGAAATTAGAGAAGTACTTATGAATATAGTACGTGAAACACAAAGTACGATGAATAATATTAAGATCGGTGAACAGGGAACGATGCAAACAGTACAACTAGGCTATAGTACAGTCAATGGTTATACTAATATGCAACATGACAATGAAGAAATGAGTAATATTATTAAGCAACTATATGTATCATCACAAGAATTACAAGTAAAGACGGAAGATATTTTCTCTGAAATATTGAATATGTCAGCTTTAACAGAGCAAGGTGTAGCATCGCTTGAGCAATTGTATGCGACAACAGAACAGCAACAAAGTGTTACTCGAGAAATTGATACTGAAATTAATACTGTCAATCAATTAGCGCAAGTGTTAAGAGCTCAATTCAAAAGTTAA
- a CDS encoding YjcZ family sporulation protein produces the protein MSGIVGHRGSNFAFILVLFILLVVIACVCN, from the coding sequence ATGTCAGGAATCGTTGGTCACAGAGGTAGTAATTTTGCATTTATTTTGGTTCTTTTCATCTTATTAGTAGTAATCGCTTGTGTTTGCAACTAA
- a CDS encoding sporulation protein YjcZ — MNYAANVSGGANHSYSNFGGCGGFNVSWILVLFILLVIISCVC; from the coding sequence ATGAATTATGCTGCTAATGTTTCAGGTGGAGCTAATCATTCTTACAGCAATTTCGGAGGTTGTGGTGGATTCAACGTAAGTTGGATTCTAGTTCTATTCATCCTTCTAGTAATTATTAGTTGTGTTTGCTAA